A window of Scophthalmus maximus strain ysfricsl-2021 chromosome 10, ASM2237912v1, whole genome shotgun sequence contains these coding sequences:
- the pcgf6 gene encoding polycomb group RING finger protein 6 isoform X2, with product MSSPPCGRRSHEGSTNLSESDSDDEPQLPLNQFYPYIRCALCCGFLIDATTITECLHTFCKSCIVKHFFYSNRCPTCSIVVHQTQPIYNIRPDRQLQDIVYKMVPFLEELEREQMCNFYKERGLEVPKSVVISSPSPVVLRRQKKDNAPQTVFTIPPELDVSVMLEFVGAEEGIIDYKPLERRYVRVSGEATVRHVELFIRRKMELSPTCQVDVVCGDHLLDHYQSLKDVQSSVGEEALQDGLLVLHFGLVLPSHS from the exons ATGTCATCGCCTCCGTGTGGTCGCAGGAGTCATGAGGGGTCGACGAACTTGTCAGAGAGCGATTCGGACGACGAG CCCCAGCTCCCCCTCAACCAGTTCTATCCGTACATCCGCTGTGCGCTGTGCTGCGGCTTCCTCATCGATGCCACCACCATCACTGAGTGCCTGCACACAT TTTGCAAAAGCTGCATCGTGAAGCACTTCTTCTACAGCAACAGGTGTCCCACATGCAGCATTGTTGTCCACCAAACACAACCCATTTACAACATCAG GCCTGACAGACAACTGCAGGATATTGTTTACAAAATGGTTCCCTTCCTGGAGGAGT TGGAACGAGAACAAATGTGTAACTTCTACAAAGAGAGAGGACTGGAGGTGCCAAAATCAG TGGTGATCTCTTCTCCGAGTCCCGTTGTGTTAAGGAGGCAGAAGAAGGATAACGCTCCTCAGACTGTGTTCACCATTCCCCCCGAGCTGGACGTTTCTGTGATGCTGGAGTTTGTAGG ggcTGAAGAGGGCATTATTGACTATAAG CCGTTAGAGAGGCGGTACGTTCGTGTGTCTGGTGAGGCCACTGTCCGCCACGTGGAGTTGTTCatcaggaggaagatggagcTAAGCCCAACCTGCCAG GTGGATGTGGTTTGTGGAGATCACCTCCTCGATCACTACCAGTCTCTCAAAGACGTGCAGAGCTCTGTGGGCGAAGAGGCGCTGCAG GACGGTCTGTTGGTGCTGCACTTTGGCCTGGTCCTGCCCTCCCACTCCTGA
- the pcgf6 gene encoding polycomb group RING finger protein 6 isoform X1, protein MSYCCFRVARAREIESLTRGKRESCEVLLGMSSPPCGRRSHEGSTNLSESDSDDEPQLPLNQFYPYIRCALCCGFLIDATTITECLHTFCKSCIVKHFFYSNRCPTCSIVVHQTQPIYNIRPDRQLQDIVYKMVPFLEELEREQMCNFYKERGLEVPKSVVISSPSPVVLRRQKKDNAPQTVFTIPPELDVSVMLEFVGAEEGIIDYKPLERRYVRVSGEATVRHVELFIRRKMELSPTCQVDVVCGDHLLDHYQSLKDVQSSVGEEALQDGLLVLHFGLVLPSHS, encoded by the exons ATGTCGTATTGTTGTTTCCGCGTAGCGCGAGCGAGGGAAATCGAGTCGCTAAC aagaggaaaaagggagtCGTGCGAAGTGTTGTTGGGAATGTCATCGCCTCCGTGTGGTCGCAGGAGTCATGAGGGGTCGACGAACTTGTCAGAGAGCGATTCGGACGACGAG CCCCAGCTCCCCCTCAACCAGTTCTATCCGTACATCCGCTGTGCGCTGTGCTGCGGCTTCCTCATCGATGCCACCACCATCACTGAGTGCCTGCACACAT TTTGCAAAAGCTGCATCGTGAAGCACTTCTTCTACAGCAACAGGTGTCCCACATGCAGCATTGTTGTCCACCAAACACAACCCATTTACAACATCAG GCCTGACAGACAACTGCAGGATATTGTTTACAAAATGGTTCCCTTCCTGGAGGAGT TGGAACGAGAACAAATGTGTAACTTCTACAAAGAGAGAGGACTGGAGGTGCCAAAATCAG TGGTGATCTCTTCTCCGAGTCCCGTTGTGTTAAGGAGGCAGAAGAAGGATAACGCTCCTCAGACTGTGTTCACCATTCCCCCCGAGCTGGACGTTTCTGTGATGCTGGAGTTTGTAGG ggcTGAAGAGGGCATTATTGACTATAAG CCGTTAGAGAGGCGGTACGTTCGTGTGTCTGGTGAGGCCACTGTCCGCCACGTGGAGTTGTTCatcaggaggaagatggagcTAAGCCCAACCTGCCAG GTGGATGTGGTTTGTGGAGATCACCTCCTCGATCACTACCAGTCTCTCAAAGACGTGCAGAGCTCTGTGGGCGAAGAGGCGCTGCAG GACGGTCTGTTGGTGCTGCACTTTGGCCTGGTCCTGCCCTCCCACTCCTGA
- the LOC118284297 gene encoding RING finger protein 122 isoform X3, producing MTSEELFHLPLNIYIIILSIGLFVLMLSLIFCCYLFRLRRQGAREQYGYNEVVLKGAGKKLSLLGQTCAVCLDEFRSREELGVCPCSHAFHKKCLLKWLEIRSVCPMCNKPICRLQPGPPQASDRRQSLLEV from the exons ATGACATCCGAGGAGCTCTTCCACCTGCCGCTCAACATCTACATCATCATCCTGAGCATCGGCCTCTTTGTCCTCATGCTCAGCCTCATCTTCTGCTGCTATCTCTTCAG ACTGAGGCGACAAGGTGCAAGAGAACAGTATGGCTACAATGAG GTTGTTTTGAAAGGAGCGGGGAAGAAACTGAGCCTTCTTGGT CAAACATGTGCCGTGTGTTTGGACGAGTTCCGCAGCAGGGAAGAGCTCGGGGTTTGCCCATGTTCGCATGCTTTTCACAAGAA GTGTCTGCTAAAATGGTTAGAGATCCGCAGTGTCTGCCCCATGTGCAACAAGCCCATCTGTCGCCTCCAGCCTGGCCCGCCACAAGCCTCCGACCGGCGGCAAAGCCTCCTGGAGGTCTGA
- the LOC118284297 gene encoding RING finger protein 122 isoform X1 produces MRTATVRGRHGTEERGAKPGSELTSAGLSSRGSNAVLCSRGAGSQTRGCLCDVGLQNSKLHCKMTSEELFHLPLNIYIIILSIGLFVLMLSLIFCCYLFRLRRQGAREQYGYNEVVLKGAGKKLSLLGQTCAVCLDEFRSREELGVCPCSHAFHKKCLLKWLEIRSVCPMCNKPICRLQPGPPQASDRRQSLLEV; encoded by the exons atgaggacagCGACCGTGAGAGGAAGACACggcacagaagagagaggagcgaAGCCTGGCTCGGAATTAACCTCGGCCGGACTGTCTTCGCGTGGGTCGAACGCGGTCCTGTGTTCGCGCGGCGCAGGAAGTCAGACGAGGG GGTGTCTGTGTGACGTTGGACTGCAGAACTCCAAACTCCACTGCAAGATGACATCCGAGGAGCTCTTCCACCTGCCGCTCAACATCTACATCATCATCCTGAGCATCGGCCTCTTTGTCCTCATGCTCAGCCTCATCTTCTGCTGCTATCTCTTCAG ACTGAGGCGACAAGGTGCAAGAGAACAGTATGGCTACAATGAG GTTGTTTTGAAAGGAGCGGGGAAGAAACTGAGCCTTCTTGGT CAAACATGTGCCGTGTGTTTGGACGAGTTCCGCAGCAGGGAAGAGCTCGGGGTTTGCCCATGTTCGCATGCTTTTCACAAGAA GTGTCTGCTAAAATGGTTAGAGATCCGCAGTGTCTGCCCCATGTGCAACAAGCCCATCTGTCGCCTCCAGCCTGGCCCGCCACAAGCCTCCGACCGGCGGCAAAGCCTCCTGGAGGTCTGA
- the LOC118284297 gene encoding RING finger protein 122 isoform X2 yields the protein MHPVKWCNGCLCDVGLQNSKLHCKMTSEELFHLPLNIYIIILSIGLFVLMLSLIFCCYLFRLRRQGAREQYGYNEVVLKGAGKKLSLLGQTCAVCLDEFRSREELGVCPCSHAFHKKCLLKWLEIRSVCPMCNKPICRLQPGPPQASDRRQSLLEV from the exons ATGCATCCTGTCAAATGGTGTAACG GGTGTCTGTGTGACGTTGGACTGCAGAACTCCAAACTCCACTGCAAGATGACATCCGAGGAGCTCTTCCACCTGCCGCTCAACATCTACATCATCATCCTGAGCATCGGCCTCTTTGTCCTCATGCTCAGCCTCATCTTCTGCTGCTATCTCTTCAG ACTGAGGCGACAAGGTGCAAGAGAACAGTATGGCTACAATGAG GTTGTTTTGAAAGGAGCGGGGAAGAAACTGAGCCTTCTTGGT CAAACATGTGCCGTGTGTTTGGACGAGTTCCGCAGCAGGGAAGAGCTCGGGGTTTGCCCATGTTCGCATGCTTTTCACAAGAA GTGTCTGCTAAAATGGTTAGAGATCCGCAGTGTCTGCCCCATGTGCAACAAGCCCATCTGTCGCCTCCAGCCTGGCCCGCCACAAGCCTCCGACCGGCGGCAAAGCCTCCTGGAGGTCTGA